Proteins from a genomic interval of Streptomyces fodineus:
- a CDS encoding DUF5997 family protein: MSSQQSTQTMKPATAAKKLGVYLPATPASFQEGVVTRAELNELQANPPEWLSELRRNGPHPRPVVAAKLGVSIAGLARGGVTDALTTEQIEALKQERPEWLEKERATQAEVRKEAARIKQLKKEKEQRAAGRD, translated from the coding sequence ATGAGTTCGCAGCAGAGCACCCAGACGATGAAGCCCGCGACCGCGGCGAAGAAGCTGGGTGTGTACCTCCCCGCCACCCCCGCCTCGTTCCAGGAGGGCGTCGTAACGCGCGCCGAGCTGAACGAGCTGCAGGCGAACCCGCCGGAGTGGCTGAGCGAGCTGCGGCGCAACGGCCCCCACCCGCGTCCGGTGGTCGCCGCGAAGCTCGGCGTGTCCATCGCCGGCCTCGCCCGCGGCGGCGTCACCGATGCGCTGACCACCGAGCAGATCGAGGCGCTCAAGCAGGAGCGGCCCGAGTGGCTGGAGAAGGAGCGCGCCACCCAGGCCGAGGTCCGCAAGGAAGCCGCGCGGATCAAGCAGCTGAAGAAGGAGAAGGAGCAGCGCGCCGCCGGGCGCGACTGA
- a CDS encoding N-acetylglucosamine kinase: MTVAGYLAVDSGGSGLRVAVGVPGRAPAAQRESREPVRTGARGIDPAHLMAQLLPLARASAAEAEVDELGTAVVGAAGFATLGDALRAELPGALARELGVRHVALAADAVTAYVGALGPRPGAVLAAGTGLIAVGTDLTAWRRADGWGHLLGDCGSGAWIGRAGLEAALRAHDGRDGGSGPLLACAQEQFGPVGGLPGQLYPRSDRPAVLASFAPRVAACAAHDPVAAGILRAAARHMAESVAAVCPADGEPQVALTGGLLRLGDPLLVPLGEELTARLPHAVRVPAEGDPLHGSVRIASDLAAGRLTLPGEPAMLYVVPAPGE; this comes from the coding sequence GTGACCGTCGCCGGCTATCTGGCGGTGGACTCCGGAGGGTCCGGTCTCCGTGTCGCCGTCGGTGTGCCGGGCCGGGCGCCCGCAGCACAGCGGGAGTCACGGGAACCGGTGCGCACAGGCGCGCGGGGCATCGATCCCGCGCATCTGATGGCCCAACTCCTCCCGCTGGCCCGCGCGTCCGCCGCCGAGGCCGAAGTGGACGAGCTGGGCACGGCCGTCGTCGGCGCCGCCGGGTTCGCCACCCTGGGCGACGCCCTGCGCGCCGAACTACCGGGCGCCCTCGCCCGGGAGCTGGGCGTACGGCACGTGGCCCTCGCCGCCGACGCCGTCACCGCGTACGTCGGCGCCCTCGGGCCGCGTCCGGGCGCGGTGCTCGCCGCGGGCACCGGACTGATCGCGGTCGGCACCGACCTGACGGCCTGGCGGCGGGCCGACGGCTGGGGTCATCTGCTCGGTGACTGCGGCAGCGGCGCCTGGATCGGCCGGGCCGGCCTGGAGGCGGCGCTGCGCGCCCATGACGGCCGGGACGGCGGCTCGGGTCCGCTGCTGGCCTGCGCGCAAGAGCAGTTCGGCCCGGTCGGCGGGCTGCCGGGGCAGCTCTATCCCCGCTCCGACCGGCCCGCCGTGCTGGCCTCCTTCGCGCCCCGGGTGGCCGCGTGCGCCGCTCACGACCCGGTCGCCGCGGGCATCCTGCGCGCCGCGGCCCGGCACATGGCCGAGTCCGTCGCGGCGGTGTGCCCGGCGGACGGTGAGCCGCAAGTCGCGCTCACCGGCGGCCTGCTGCGCCTGGGCGACCCCCTCCTCGTACCGCTGGGCGAGGAGCTGACGGCCAGGCTGCCGCACGCGGTGCGGGTGCCGGCCGAGGGCGATCCCCTGCACGGCTCGGTACGGATCGCGAGCGATCTGGCGGCGGGCCGCCTCACCCTGCCGGGTGAACCCGCCATGCTCTACGTGGTCCCTGCACCGGGCGAATAA
- a CDS encoding MFS transporter: protein MTTDRAGPAQHDRRWQALAVCLTAAFMTLLDTSIVNVALPSVERGLRASTAELSWVMSGYALTLGLALVPAGRLGDLRGRRQTFLTGLALFTLASAACGLSTDAAWLVLFRLAQGAAAGLIAPQTSALIQQMFQGAERARAFGMMGSTIGISTAVGPLAGGLLIQAAGGPDGWRWVFYVNLPIGVAVFCAALRLLPRASGSSGRRECFDVPGVLLLGSGVLALMLPLVQEQQWHGRLKWALLPVSAGLLAAFWAWERRQGRHDRAPLVDLRLFSLRSFSLGALLSLVYFGGFTTLFFVYTLFLQNGMGYGALAAGLSSMPFAAGSAAGAAAGGRLVVRFGRRLVIAGLCTVATGMLGVVAAVHWVPGPGVAWAAAFPLLVAGLGSGLTISPNTTLTLSLVPVRRGGAAGGVLQTAQRIGSAAGVAVVGSVYFAGLAHHSAPATALQYGLLTSVGIILLALLLAFADLRERRARPEPEQRGEVAREKV from the coding sequence ATGACCACAGACCGGGCCGGGCCGGCCCAGCACGACCGACGGTGGCAAGCGCTCGCCGTCTGCCTGACCGCGGCCTTCATGACCTTGCTGGACACGTCGATCGTGAACGTGGCGCTGCCCTCGGTCGAGCGCGGACTGCGCGCCAGCACGGCCGAGCTGTCGTGGGTGATGTCCGGATACGCCCTCACCCTCGGCCTGGCCCTGGTCCCGGCGGGACGGCTCGGTGACCTGCGCGGCCGGCGCCAGACCTTTCTGACCGGGCTCGCGCTGTTCACGCTCGCCTCGGCGGCCTGCGGGCTGTCCACCGATGCCGCCTGGCTGGTGCTGTTCCGGCTGGCCCAGGGAGCGGCGGCGGGCCTGATCGCGCCCCAGACCTCGGCGCTGATCCAGCAGATGTTCCAGGGCGCCGAGCGGGCCCGCGCCTTCGGCATGATGGGCAGCACCATCGGCATCTCCACGGCGGTCGGCCCGCTCGCGGGCGGCCTGCTGATCCAGGCGGCGGGCGGCCCCGACGGCTGGCGCTGGGTGTTCTACGTCAACCTGCCCATCGGGGTGGCCGTCTTCTGCGCGGCGCTGCGGCTGCTGCCCCGCGCCTCCGGCTCTTCGGGCAGGCGCGAGTGCTTCGACGTGCCGGGCGTGCTGCTGCTCGGTTCGGGTGTGCTCGCGCTGATGCTGCCCCTGGTGCAGGAACAGCAGTGGCACGGGCGGCTGAAGTGGGCCCTGCTCCCGGTCAGCGCCGGTCTGCTGGCCGCGTTCTGGGCGTGGGAGCGGCGGCAGGGGCGGCACGACCGGGCTCCGCTGGTCGACCTGCGGCTCTTCTCGTTGCGCTCCTTCTCGCTCGGCGCGCTGCTGAGCCTGGTGTACTTCGGCGGCTTCACGACGCTGTTCTTCGTCTACACGCTGTTCCTGCAGAACGGCATGGGCTACGGCGCGCTGGCGGCGGGCCTGTCGTCCATGCCCTTCGCGGCGGGCTCGGCGGCGGGCGCCGCTGCGGGTGGCCGCCTGGTGGTGCGCTTCGGCCGCAGGCTGGTCATCGCCGGGCTGTGCACGGTGGCGACGGGCATGCTCGGCGTCGTCGCGGCCGTGCACTGGGTACCGGGGCCAGGGGTGGCCTGGGCGGCGGCGTTCCCGCTGCTCGTCGCCGGTCTCGGCTCCGGCCTGACCATCTCCCCGAACACCACGCTCACCCTGTCCCTCGTGCCCGTGCGGCGGGGCGGGGCGGCGGGCGGGGTGCTGCAGACCGCGCAGCGCATCGGCTCGGCGGCCGGTGTCGCCGTCGTGGGCTCGGTGTACTTCGCCGGCCTCGCCCACCACAGCGCCCCCGCCACCGCCCTCCAGTACGGCCTGCTCACGTCCGTCGGCATCATCCTGCTGGCCCTGCTCCTGGCCTTCGCCGACCTGCGGGAACGCCGTGCCCGTCCCGAGCCGGAGCAGAGGGGAGAGGTGGCAAGGGAGAAGGTGTAG
- a CDS encoding Lrp/AsnC family transcriptional regulator, with protein sequence MAVDELDTRILRLLLEQPRTSVREYARILGVARGTLQARLDRMERDGVITGTGPSLSPGALGHPVLAFVHIEVTQGHLDDVGDALAAVPEIVEAFSITGGGDLLARVVGRDNAHLEDVIQKLISMPGVVRTRTEVALRERVPYRLLPLVESVGRAARA encoded by the coding sequence ATGGCCGTGGACGAACTCGACACCCGCATCCTGCGGCTGCTCCTGGAGCAGCCGCGCACCAGCGTGCGTGAGTACGCCCGCATCCTGGGCGTCGCCCGCGGCACGCTCCAGGCCCGGCTGGACCGGATGGAGCGGGACGGTGTGATCACTGGTACCGGCCCGTCCCTGTCCCCCGGCGCCCTGGGCCATCCGGTGCTGGCGTTCGTACACATCGAGGTAACCCAGGGGCATCTCGACGACGTCGGGGACGCTCTGGCCGCCGTGCCGGAGATCGTGGAGGCGTTCTCGATCACGGGCGGCGGGGATCTGCTCGCCCGGGTGGTGGGCCGGGACAACGCCCATCTGGAGGACGTCATCCAGAAGCTGATCAGCATGCCCGGCGTGGTACGCACCCGCACGGAGGTGGCGCTGCGCGAGCGCGTCCCGTACCGGCTGCTGCCCCTGGTGGAGTCGGTGGGCCGGGCGGCCCGCGCCTGA
- a CDS encoding FUSC family protein yields MLKRMFVAPDPGRARLRFAARAVLGIGLAVAVCFLAGHSVVGAVTGGLAALLALFTVADPTVREQAVTTALLPAVGVPVLAAAAELHDLPVARDLAFLAVVGAGVYARRWGPRGHSLGVFAFMTFFVAQFLHATPAQLPELYAAVLLSVLSAAVVRFGLWCYERRQPPAAVPAPTPGFARAGGPPSPAGRVLARVTTRQAVQATAGAGFALVVGQLVSGQRWYWAVGATWWIFVNTASRGETLVRGFRRVLGTVIGICLGFLVAVPVHGAPVPTAVLVAVAVFGIFYTAAVSYTWMMLCVTLLAELLYGLLGVLSPGLLALRLAETGVGALGAALAVLFVLPVTTHAITDAWIQRALRCVHVCTAEAAARLAGSSTADPAPRVAELEQLLGRVRLSVAPLVHPLNPMPARKRRARRVLALLDDCAREVHGLVAVAADPEASHDARLAAACWRVEAAVEALTAGRLEPVRSPAEPPAEPALAHLHGLERALADLAEPLRAPSGSPWVGA; encoded by the coding sequence GTGCTGAAGAGGATGTTCGTGGCTCCGGACCCGGGGCGCGCGAGGCTGCGCTTCGCCGCGCGGGCCGTCCTCGGCATCGGCCTCGCGGTCGCCGTCTGCTTCCTCGCCGGACACTCCGTCGTCGGCGCGGTCACCGGTGGCCTCGCCGCGCTGCTCGCCCTGTTCACCGTCGCCGACCCGACCGTGCGCGAGCAGGCGGTCACCACCGCGCTGCTGCCCGCCGTGGGCGTGCCGGTGCTGGCCGCCGCGGCCGAGCTGCACGACCTCCCGGTCGCGCGCGACCTCGCCTTCCTGGCCGTCGTCGGTGCCGGGGTGTACGCGCGCCGCTGGGGTCCGCGCGGGCACAGCCTCGGCGTGTTCGCCTTCATGACCTTCTTCGTGGCCCAGTTCCTGCACGCCACCCCGGCCCAGCTGCCCGAGCTGTACGCCGCCGTCCTGCTGTCCGTGCTCAGCGCGGCCGTGGTGCGCTTCGGACTGTGGTGCTACGAGCGCCGGCAGCCCCCGGCCGCCGTACCCGCCCCCACTCCCGGCTTCGCTCGAGCGGGGGGACCCCCATCGCCCGCCGGGCGCGTCCTGGCCCGGGTGACCACGCGGCAGGCCGTCCAGGCGACCGCCGGCGCCGGATTCGCACTGGTCGTGGGCCAGCTGGTGTCCGGACAGCGCTGGTACTGGGCCGTCGGCGCCACCTGGTGGATCTTCGTCAACACCGCCTCGCGCGGCGAGACGCTGGTCCGCGGCTTCCGCCGGGTCCTCGGCACGGTGATCGGCATCTGCCTGGGCTTCCTCGTCGCCGTCCCGGTGCACGGCGCGCCCGTCCCGACGGCCGTCCTGGTCGCCGTCGCCGTCTTCGGCATCTTCTACACGGCCGCCGTCTCCTACACCTGGATGATGCTCTGCGTGACCCTGCTCGCCGAACTGCTCTACGGCCTCCTCGGCGTCCTCAGCCCCGGCCTGCTCGCGCTGCGGCTCGCCGAGACCGGGGTGGGCGCGCTCGGCGCCGCGCTCGCCGTGCTGTTCGTCCTGCCGGTCACCACGCACGCCATCACGGACGCCTGGATCCAGCGCGCCCTGCGCTGTGTCCACGTCTGCACGGCCGAGGCCGCGGCCCGGCTCGCGGGTTCCAGCACGGCGGACCCCGCCCCCCGCGTCGCCGAGCTGGAGCAGTTGCTCGGCCGGGTCCGGCTCTCGGTGGCCCCGCTGGTGCACCCGTTGAACCCGATGCCGGCCCGCAAGCGGCGCGCCCGCCGCGTCCTCGCACTGCTCGACGACTGCGCCCGCGAGGTCCATGGCCTGGTGGCGGTCGCCGCCGACCCCGAGGCCTCGCACGACGCCCGCCTGGCCGCGGCCTGCTGGCGCGTCGAGGCCGCCGTCGAGGCGCTCACCGCGGGCCGGCTGGAGCCCGTCCGCAGCCCAGCCGAGCCGCCCGCCGAGCCCGCCCTGGCCCACCTGCACGGCCTGGAGCGCGCCCTGGCCGACCTGGCGGAACCGCTGCGGGCCCCGTCGGGGTCGCCGTGGGTGGGTGCCTGA
- a CDS encoding HAD family hydrolase, producing the protein MSDLGALSVIFDLDGTLVDSEPNYYEASRQTLAEHGVPGFTWAEHESYVGISTQETVTLWRERYGLRAPVDELLEATNRRYLELARTRTRAYPEMRKFLELLAAEGVPTAVASGSSPEAIEAILAGTGLGAYLRTVVSTDEVPHGKPAPDVFLEAARRLGAHPADCVVLEDAAPGAAAAHAAGMRCIAIPYVAAQADAPGFATAALLLRGGQAEFTAQSAYAWLRATAQPR; encoded by the coding sequence ATGAGCGATCTCGGCGCCCTCTCGGTCATCTTCGATCTCGACGGAACGCTGGTGGACAGCGAACCGAACTACTACGAGGCGAGCCGGCAGACCCTGGCCGAGCACGGCGTCCCGGGCTTCACCTGGGCGGAGCACGAGAGCTACGTCGGCATCAGCACCCAGGAGACGGTGACGCTCTGGCGGGAGCGCTACGGCCTGCGTGCCCCGGTGGACGAGCTGCTGGAGGCGACCAACCGGCGCTATCTGGAACTGGCCCGCACCCGCACGCGCGCGTACCCGGAGATGCGCAAGTTCCTGGAGCTGCTGGCCGCCGAGGGCGTGCCGACGGCGGTCGCCTCGGGCTCCTCCCCGGAGGCCATCGAGGCGATCCTGGCGGGCACCGGCCTGGGCGCGTACCTGCGCACGGTGGTCTCGACCGACGAGGTCCCGCACGGCAAGCCCGCCCCCGACGTCTTCCTGGAGGCGGCCCGGCGGCTCGGCGCGCATCCCGCGGACTGCGTAGTCCTGGAGGACGCGGCACCGGGCGCGGCCGCCGCCCACGCGGCCGGCATGCGGTGCATCGCAATTCCGTACGTGGCCGCACAGGCAGACGCGCCCGGGTTCGCCACCGCCGCCCTCCTGCTGCGCGGCGGTCAGGCGGAGTTCACGGCGCAGTCGGCGTACGCGTGGCTCCGGGCCACGGCGCAGCCCCGGTGA
- a CDS encoding lactonase family protein, with protein MAQDDGTGRRRVFIGSFTAAGGPGLVYGAVGREGALTLRAAVDDVPDPSYLALSPDGGMLYTVSETAEGAVAAYRVAGDRPELAGPPVPVDGSGPTHLGLYAGHVLTANYGCGSVTAVPVRPDGTLTAKPSGRLQHTGCGPHDRRQRGPHAHQVQPDPSGRWAVSVDLGTDSVRICTLADGTPALRHEFALRPGSGPRHLAFHPDGTHAYVVNELTPTVTVCRWDGETGSLRPLTEVPLLPGAPAGDAYPSGVVVSPDGRFVWAATRGEDVVSVLAVEGEALRLIGTVPCGGHWPRALAEYDGFLYAANERSGDVAWFAVDEATGLPRYEGSVRVPAASCVVFG; from the coding sequence GTGGCACAGGACGACGGGACGGGCAGGCGCCGGGTCTTCATCGGCTCGTTCACGGCGGCCGGCGGACCCGGGCTGGTGTACGGGGCGGTCGGGAGGGAAGGCGCGCTCACCCTCCGCGCCGCCGTGGACGACGTCCCGGACCCGTCGTACCTCGCCCTGTCCCCGGACGGCGGCATGCTCTACACGGTCAGCGAGACGGCTGAGGGCGCCGTCGCCGCCTACCGCGTCGCCGGCGACCGTCCGGAGCTCGCCGGTCCGCCCGTGCCGGTGGACGGCAGCGGACCGACCCACCTCGGCCTGTACGCCGGGCATGTGCTGACCGCCAACTACGGCTGCGGCAGCGTCACCGCCGTCCCCGTGCGCCCGGACGGCACCCTCACCGCCAAGCCATCCGGACGGCTCCAGCACACCGGCTGCGGGCCGCACGACCGGCGCCAGCGCGGTCCGCACGCCCACCAGGTGCAGCCCGACCCGAGCGGCCGCTGGGCCGTCAGCGTCGACCTCGGCACGGACTCGGTACGGATCTGCACCCTCGCGGACGGCACCCCCGCCCTGCGCCACGAGTTCGCCCTGCGCCCCGGCTCCGGCCCCCGCCATCTGGCCTTCCACCCGGACGGCACGCACGCGTACGTCGTCAACGAGCTCACCCCCACCGTGACCGTGTGCCGCTGGGATGGCGAGACCGGCTCGCTCAGGCCGCTCACCGAGGTCCCCCTGCTGCCCGGTGCGCCGGCCGGTGACGCCTATCCGTCCGGGGTCGTGGTCTCGCCCGACGGCCGCTTCGTGTGGGCCGCGACCCGCGGCGAGGACGTGGTGTCGGTCCTGGCCGTCGAGGGTGAGGCACTCCGGCTGATCGGCACGGTGCCGTGCGGTGGCCACTGGCCGCGCGCCCTCGCCGAGTACGACGGCTTCCTGTACGCGGCCAACGAGCGCTCCGGCGACGTGGCGTGGTTCGCCGTGGACGAGGCGACGGGACTGCCGCGCTACGAGGGCTCGGTGCGCGTTCCCGCGGCCTCCTGCGTCGTCTTCGGCTGA
- a CDS encoding LysR family substrate-binding domain-containing protein yields MTGSEEPPSFRLAYVPGVTPAKWVSIWKERLPDIPLTLVQVPAAEAAGVLRAGEADAGLVRLPVDRAFFSAIPLYTETSVVIVPKDHLITAVEEVTLADLAEEVLFHPLDDVFDWDSPPGEPAFERPATTPDAIELVAANVGLLVVPQSLARLYHRKDVTYRPVTDAPQSSVALSWPEEATTDLVEDFIGIVRGRTVNSTRGRAKSAAAAPSEQHRKRAEPGGTRQKPPQKSASRNPRARTGGTKQTPRRGKPRRRS; encoded by the coding sequence GTGACAGGCTCGGAGGAACCACCGTCGTTCCGGCTCGCGTACGTACCCGGGGTGACGCCCGCCAAATGGGTGAGCATCTGGAAGGAGCGTCTGCCGGACATCCCGCTCACCCTCGTCCAGGTCCCCGCCGCCGAGGCCGCCGGGGTGCTGCGCGCGGGTGAGGCCGACGCGGGCCTCGTACGGCTCCCCGTGGACCGAGCGTTCTTCAGCGCCATCCCCCTCTACACCGAGACCTCCGTGGTCATCGTCCCCAAGGATCACCTGATCACGGCCGTGGAGGAGGTGACCCTCGCCGATCTCGCCGAGGAGGTGCTCTTCCACCCCCTGGACGACGTCTTCGACTGGGACAGCCCGCCGGGCGAGCCGGCGTTCGAGCGCCCCGCGACGACACCGGACGCGATCGAGCTGGTGGCCGCGAACGTCGGCCTCCTGGTCGTCCCGCAGTCCCTGGCCCGCCTCTACCACCGCAAGGACGTCACCTACCGCCCGGTCACCGACGCGCCCCAGTCGAGCGTCGCCCTGTCCTGGCCGGAGGAGGCGACCACCGACCTGGTGGAGGACTTCATCGGCATCGTCCGCGGCCGCACCGTCAACAGCACCCGGGGCCGTGCGAAGTCTGCGGCCGCCGCACCGAGCGAGCAGCACAGGAAGCGTGCCGAACCGGGCGGCACCCGGCAGAAGCCGCCGCAGAAGTCCGCGAGCCGCAACCCCCGCGCCCGCACGGGCGGCACCAAGCAGACACCCAGGCGGGGCAAGCCGCGCCGGAGGTCGTGA
- a CDS encoding DUF4132 domain-containing protein, with protein MGWVSAGDYEVALDGGKVVCRNASGRRLKSVPPKIADDPAVVGLRQLVEWLDRHERQCLATAERWMVRSLPVPLAVVTRVWPDPAWQAALRDLVVTGADGQVAGFLRDADPQRGLGLVDLDGDTVRIAPDLVRIPHPVLLEDLEELREFAVELGVEQRAQQLFREVWHRPAALEADATQVEEYAGGSFKELRFLHGRASQLGYRVRGGYAVCPVLEDGRSAEARVWIGEYDGYVETETGPLVWSDPAGRLLRLGQIGPVAWSEGMRMAAALYAGRDIEDEERAA; from the coding sequence ATGGGGTGGGTGTCGGCCGGTGACTACGAAGTCGCCCTCGACGGCGGAAAGGTGGTGTGCCGCAACGCGTCCGGGCGGCGGCTGAAGTCGGTGCCACCGAAGATCGCCGACGATCCGGCGGTCGTGGGCCTCAGGCAGCTCGTCGAGTGGCTGGACCGGCATGAGCGGCAGTGCCTGGCGACGGCCGAGCGGTGGATGGTCCGCTCGCTGCCCGTGCCGCTCGCCGTCGTCACGCGCGTGTGGCCCGACCCGGCCTGGCAGGCCGCGCTGCGCGACCTCGTCGTCACCGGTGCCGACGGACAGGTCGCCGGCTTCCTGCGGGACGCCGATCCCCAGCGCGGCCTGGGCCTGGTCGACCTCGACGGCGACACCGTCCGCATCGCCCCCGACCTCGTCCGCATTCCCCACCCGGTCCTCCTCGAAGACCTCGAGGAACTGCGGGAGTTCGCCGTCGAGCTGGGTGTGGAGCAGCGCGCGCAGCAGCTCTTCCGCGAGGTCTGGCACCGCCCGGCCGCCCTCGAGGCCGACGCGACCCAGGTCGAGGAGTACGCGGGCGGCTCGTTCAAGGAACTGCGCTTTCTGCACGGCCGGGCGTCCCAGCTCGGCTACCGGGTGCGCGGCGGGTATGCCGTGTGCCCGGTCCTGGAGGACGGCCGGAGTGCCGAGGCCCGCGTCTGGATCGGCGAGTACGACGGCTATGTGGAGACCGAGACCGGCCCGCTGGTCTGGTCCGACCCCGCCGGGCGGCTGCTGAGGCTCGGTCAGATCGGGCCGGTGGCCTGGTCGGAGGGCATGCGCATGGCGGCCGCGCTGTACGCGGGGCGGGACATCGAGGACGAGGAGCGGGCGGCATGA
- a CDS encoding uracil-DNA glycosylase — MAPRPLHEIVEAGWAKALEPVAERIAGMGDFLRAEIAAGRTYLPAGPNVLRAFQQPFDDVRVLIVGQDPYPTPGHAVGLSFSVAPEVRPLPPSLINIYRELNTDLGLPQPANGDLTPWTQQGVLLLNRALTTAPRSPGAHRGKGWEEVTEQAIRALAARGKPLVSILWGRDARNLRPLLGSLPAVESAHPSPMSADRGFFGSRPFSRANDMLIQQGGQPVDWRLP; from the coding sequence GTGGCACCACGACCCTTGCATGAAATCGTCGAAGCGGGCTGGGCGAAGGCCCTGGAACCCGTCGCCGAACGGATCGCCGGAATGGGCGACTTCCTGCGCGCGGAGATCGCCGCGGGACGCACCTACCTCCCGGCCGGCCCGAATGTCCTGCGGGCCTTCCAGCAGCCGTTCGACGACGTACGTGTCCTGATCGTCGGTCAGGACCCGTATCCGACCCCGGGGCACGCGGTGGGCCTGTCGTTCTCGGTCGCGCCCGAGGTACGCCCGCTGCCGCCCAGCCTGATCAACATCTACCGCGAGCTGAACACCGACCTGGGGCTGCCCCAGCCGGCCAACGGCGACCTCACGCCGTGGACCCAGCAGGGCGTCCTGCTGCTCAACAGGGCGCTGACCACGGCTCCGCGCAGCCCGGGCGCCCACCGCGGCAAGGGCTGGGAGGAGGTCACCGAACAGGCGATCCGGGCGCTGGCGGCGCGCGGCAAGCCGCTGGTGTCCATCCTGTGGGGCCGGGACGCCCGCAATCTGCGTCCGCTGCTGGGCAGCCTGCCCGCGGTGGAGTCCGCGCATCCCTCGCCGATGTCGGCCGACCGCGGGTTCTTCGGCTCGCGTCCCTTCAGCCGGGCCAACGACATGCTGATCCAGCAGGGCGGACAGCCGGTGGACTGGCGACTGCCGTGA
- a CDS encoding sirohydrochlorin chelatase: MRGLAEEVVSIARSELPGLDARIGYLEGDDVEFPTLRSVLVRAAEERTARYEQAVAAGVEGVKEPDGPVAVVVPLLAGPDGSLLRQIRQSVMESRVAAELTDVLGPHPLLAEALHVRLSEASLARADRARLFTVATAADGIILASVGGEEAVQAAGITGMLLAARLAVPVMAAALDQEGSISSVAEQLRSSGSQQLALAPYLIGPEIDPALLAAAAEEAGCATAEPLGAYPAIGKLALAKYTTALGISPQQPQGTPVR; the protein is encoded by the coding sequence ATGCGCGGCCTCGCCGAGGAGGTCGTGAGCATCGCCCGCTCCGAGCTGCCCGGCCTGGACGCCCGGATCGGGTACCTCGAAGGGGACGACGTCGAATTCCCCACGCTCCGGTCCGTGCTGGTGCGCGCGGCCGAGGAGCGCACGGCCCGCTATGAGCAGGCCGTCGCCGCCGGGGTCGAAGGGGTCAAGGAGCCCGACGGTCCGGTCGCCGTCGTCGTCCCGCTGCTGGCCGGTCCGGACGGCTCCCTGCTGCGGCAGATCCGCCAGTCCGTGATGGAGAGCCGGGTCGCCGCCGAGCTGACCGACGTCCTCGGCCCGCACCCGCTGCTCGCCGAGGCGCTGCACGTGCGGCTGTCCGAGGCGAGCCTGGCCCGTGCGGACCGCGCCCGCCTGTTCACCGTGGCCACCGCCGCCGACGGCATCATCCTGGCGTCCGTGGGCGGCGAGGAGGCCGTACAGGCGGCCGGCATCACCGGCATGCTGCTCGCCGCGCGCCTGGCGGTGCCGGTGATGGCGGCGGCCCTGGACCAGGAGGGCTCGATCTCCTCCGTCGCCGAGCAGCTGCGGTCCTCGGGCTCGCAGCAGCTGGCCCTCGCGCCGTACCTGATCGGCCCGGAGATCGACCCGGCGCTGCTGGCGGCGGCCGCCGAGGAGGCGGGCTGCGCCACGGCCGAGCCGCTCGGCGCGTACCCGGCGATCGGCAAGCTCGCCCTCGCCAAGTACACGACGGCACTGGGCATCTCCCCGCAGCAGCCGCAGGGCACGCCGGTCCGCTGA